The uncultured Hyphomonas sp. genome includes a region encoding these proteins:
- a CDS encoding TonB-dependent receptor — translation MNSRHARSVSRFAIAGLIGATALTPVAAAQAGDAVKKLDTVKVTATRREQTLQEVPVAVSVLSDDILESTGTSSVDTLSDLTPSLTLLKGNNESNSSVSIRGLGTSVFSSAVEPSVSIVIDDVLMARSGQGFQDLIDIQRVEVLRGPQSTLFGKNASAGVVSVTTKAPSKTLTGGFDVELAEEDNAYSVRGTLSGPISDTAGFRLSAFTNDYDGHIRNVANGERVGGSESWGLRGKLQFDPTDKLTVTLIGDYRESESEPVVTIRSASNPAYLEQLAPVVPSETNTSLRANADTYATTEQAGLSAKAEYKFDNDFTLTSVSAWRSWDFANNLDVDGMSNEDPLPGGLLTFDLNSGATSLDQYTQEIRLASPDMGNYDFLIGAFAYYLDLTRHFERRLEIAIPAGNIAQSGQFDGSVENTYYAAFASGNYYFNDQTSLFGGARILTEDVDWTALRDPTNVLIPGDLSLGGVQGTLADFTGGVSDTAVVGNVGLRHSFNDYVNAYASYSRGYKGRATTIAFASVQGEDPVDAEESDAYEIGLKLTTPDGRWAANFAAFHTDFKNFQSQAQLPGEIATLLINAGDVSTEGVEGELMGRPTDLTDVSLGFALIDATIDSFPAGPCYPGQTAAEGCVNGNQDLAGAELPYSPDLRITFFGRQRVPFSSMPFDGFVQASGYWQDDITFSLNQNPDTREDARAIVNASIGIEDKDGRYQASVFVNNLFDENYVTSISELGLFGGFTYQYVPRDHQRYVGIRFGANF, via the coding sequence ATGAATTCACGTCACGCACGTAGCGTTTCTCGTTTTGCCATTGCCGGCCTGATCGGGGCCACGGCGCTGACGCCCGTCGCAGCCGCTCAGGCGGGCGATGCCGTCAAGAAGCTCGACACGGTCAAGGTAACGGCAACCCGGAGAGAGCAAACGCTCCAGGAAGTCCCTGTTGCCGTTTCGGTCCTTTCCGATGACATCCTCGAATCGACCGGGACGAGTTCCGTCGACACGCTTTCGGATCTGACCCCTAGCCTGACGCTTCTGAAAGGCAACAATGAATCCAACAGCTCGGTCAGCATCCGGGGTCTCGGGACATCGGTATTCTCGTCTGCTGTTGAGCCGTCCGTTTCGATCGTCATCGACGATGTTCTGATGGCCCGTTCGGGACAGGGCTTCCAGGACCTCATCGACATCCAGCGTGTCGAAGTCCTGCGCGGCCCTCAGAGCACGCTGTTCGGCAAGAATGCGTCTGCGGGTGTTGTCTCTGTCACCACCAAAGCACCGAGCAAAACGCTCACCGGCGGGTTCGATGTCGAGCTGGCCGAGGAGGACAATGCCTACAGTGTTCGCGGCACGCTTTCCGGTCCGATTTCCGATACGGCCGGCTTCCGCCTGAGCGCATTCACCAATGACTATGACGGGCACATCCGTAATGTTGCAAACGGCGAACGCGTCGGCGGCAGTGAAAGCTGGGGTCTGCGGGGCAAGCTGCAGTTCGACCCCACGGACAAGCTGACGGTGACGCTTATCGGCGATTATCGCGAATCCGAATCGGAACCCGTCGTGACGATTCGTTCGGCCAGTAACCCCGCCTATCTCGAGCAGCTGGCGCCTGTTGTTCCCAGCGAGACAAATACGTCGCTCAGGGCCAATGCCGACACGTATGCGACCACGGAACAGGCCGGCCTGTCCGCCAAGGCCGAATACAAATTCGACAATGATTTCACTCTGACCTCGGTGTCGGCCTGGCGGTCCTGGGACTTTGCCAACAATCTTGATGTTGACGGCATGTCCAACGAGGATCCGCTTCCCGGCGGCTTGCTGACTTTCGACCTGAACAGCGGAGCGACCAGTCTTGATCAGTATACCCAGGAAATCCGGCTCGCTTCGCCGGACATGGGGAACTATGATTTTCTTATTGGCGCGTTCGCCTACTATCTTGACCTGACCCGGCATTTCGAACGCCGGCTCGAAATTGCCATCCCGGCAGGGAATATTGCTCAGTCGGGCCAGTTCGATGGCTCCGTCGAGAACACCTATTATGCGGCCTTTGCGAGCGGGAATTATTATTTCAATGACCAGACGTCGCTGTTCGGCGGCGCGCGTATCCTGACAGAAGATGTCGATTGGACCGCCCTTCGCGATCCAACAAATGTCCTGATCCCGGGAGACCTGTCACTCGGCGGGGTGCAAGGCACCCTGGCTGACTTTACAGGCGGTGTCAGTGACACGGCCGTGGTGGGCAATGTCGGCTTGCGCCATTCCTTCAATGATTATGTCAATGCTTATGCGAGCTACTCCCGGGGCTATAAGGGCCGTGCGACCACGATCGCATTCGCGTCCGTCCAGGGGGAAGATCCGGTCGACGCCGAGGAATCCGATGCCTACGAAATCGGCCTCAAACTGACGACGCCGGATGGCCGGTGGGCAGCGAATTTCGCGGCCTTCCATACGGACTTCAAGAATTTCCAGTCGCAGGCCCAGCTGCCGGGTGAAATCGCAACACTGCTGATCAATGCGGGCGATGTCTCCACCGAAGGGGTCGAAGGGGAACTGATGGGCCGCCCGACCGATCTGACCGATGTCAGCCTCGGCTTCGCCCTGATCGATGCAACGATTGACAGCTTCCCGGCAGGTCCCTGCTATCCCGGCCAGACCGCCGCTGAAGGCTGCGTGAACGGGAACCAGGACCTTGCGGGCGCAGAGCTGCCATACTCTCCTGACCTGCGCATCACATTCTTCGGCCGCCAGCGCGTCCCGTTCAGCTCGATGCCATTCGATGGCTTCGTGCAGGCCAGCGGATACTGGCAGGACGACATCACGTTCTCACTGAACCAGAACCCGGACACGCGAGAAGATGCCCGCGCCATCGTGAACGCTTCGATCGGAATCGAGGACAAGGATGGCCGGTACCAGGCGTCGGTCTTCGTCAACAACTTGTTCGATGAGAACTATGTCACATCGATTTCCGAATTGGGACTGTTCGGCGGGTTCACCTACCAATACGTACCGCGCGATCACCAGCGTTATGTCGGAATTCGCTTCGGCGCGAATTTCTGA
- a CDS encoding MurR/RpiR family transcriptional regulator, with protein MMPAKTAEEVRLQIKREYDGYSKQLRIVAQYILDHPNEIGLETVTVVAERMGVQPSTVVRLAKALGFDGASQLQRLFKEEVVSGAGALGYKERIRQYQAPKSGGGSDHFSSVLDEALECGILGLEDLRHSMSAKDIAKAVQLIQSADTLFVAGFQRSFPVAAYLSYALQRLRKNTVFIDGAGGLYEHQIEFSTKDDLLIAVGFNPYSDQIVSTLDQAKRNKMKILGISDSHVSPVVVGSNAQFIVHDPVVRGFRTLTSSMTLAQAIVLAYAFNETKA; from the coding sequence ATGATGCCAGCGAAAACCGCAGAAGAAGTTAGGCTGCAGATCAAGCGGGAATATGACGGTTACAGCAAGCAATTGCGAATCGTCGCGCAGTATATTCTGGATCATCCGAACGAAATCGGACTGGAAACCGTTACGGTCGTGGCAGAACGCATGGGCGTTCAGCCTTCGACGGTTGTCAGGCTGGCCAAGGCGCTTGGCTTTGATGGGGCGTCGCAGCTGCAGAGGCTTTTCAAGGAGGAAGTCGTCAGCGGTGCAGGGGCGCTCGGTTACAAGGAACGTATTCGCCAGTACCAGGCGCCGAAATCCGGAGGCGGATCGGATCATTTTTCAAGCGTGCTCGATGAAGCGCTGGAGTGCGGGATACTGGGGCTTGAAGATCTTCGCCACTCAATGAGCGCCAAGGATATTGCCAAGGCGGTCCAGCTCATCCAGTCCGCAGACACCCTGTTCGTCGCCGGATTCCAGAGATCCTTTCCGGTCGCGGCATATCTGTCCTATGCGCTTCAGAGACTGAGAAAGAACACTGTCTTTATCGATGGCGCCGGCGGTCTTTATGAGCATCAGATCGAGTTTTCGACCAAGGATGACCTGTTGATCGCCGTCGGATTCAATCCGTATTCAGATCAGATCGTTTCGACCCTGGATCAGGCAAAGCGAAACAAAATGAAAATTCTTGGAATCAGCGACAGTCATGTGAGTCCTGTCGTCGTCGGCTCAAATGCGCAGTTCATCGTCCATGACCCGGTTGTCCGGGGCTTCCGGACTTTGACCTCGTCGATGACGCTCGCACAGGCCATCGTGCTCGCCTACGCATTCAACGAAACAAAAGCGTAG